The genomic window AAAGGCCAGTGCAAGGAAAGGCTAACTATGCACAAGAATCCCTTGTCGGTAAGAATATCAAGCACAAGTGGCGGGATGAGAATGGAATTGAACAGTGGTATTGTGGTAAAATTTTAAGCAAAGTTGTAGGTACAGAAGAGGGGTACAATGTACAATATGAAGGAGAAGAAgatatctaattcaaaacagccaagctgtaaaaaaagagtgcggccctcagaaaggctatggtgaaaaaagatgtgaaatccaaggtggcagccaagaaatggctttgatggtaggttaatggtaaagattttaataacgacaattcaggtgaatttagtgccgcttagtcttggcacaaaattcacctgaattgttgttattaaaatttttaccattaacctaccatcacagccatttcttggccgccaccttggatttcacatcttttttcaccatagcctttctgagggctgcactctttttttacagcttggctgttttggattagatttcacttctttttgtatttgttccaaaaataaaatttatatttaaTTTTGGAATCAGGATTAAAATCATATTTTGTGAAGAATTTAGAATGAAATATTATAGGCCATATCATTTAGTAGACCCAAGTCCTTGACCATTTATTGGGGGGGGGTTTGGGTATTTTTTTTACAGTATTGGGGGTGGTAATCTATTTTCATTATAATCTAATAGAGGGATTAGTAGTGGGATTAAGTATAATAGTATTTATAATGATTGTTTGGTGGCGGGATGTAATAAGAGAGTCAACATATCAAGGGAAACATACCTTGGTGGTTAAGTGGGGGATAAAGTATGGGATGGTTTTTTCAGaagtttgtttattattttttaggggggggggggcatttttCCGTAGTAGTTTAAGTGCTGTAATAGAAGTTGGAGGTGTTCGACCACCTACGGGAGTTGATCCTTTGAATTTTAAGGCCATTCCTTTATTGAACTAGTGggacaaaaaaatttttaattttcaacaagtagaatagggatcaaagatttgattttgaaaaaaactgcgtaaacaagaagtaatagggatgataatccacaaaattctatgcatcatcagttcaaagcaagttatttgaatagtgtacactcaatttgcgattcctatttcaacattttaacaaaatttaaccacaagttgaaataggaatcgcaaattgagtgtacactattcaaataacttgctttgaactgatgatgcatagaattttgtggattatcatccctattacttcttgtttacgcagtttttttcaaaatcaaatctttgatccctattctacttgttgaaaattaataatttttttgccccactagtttcatgatttttttcatgtccatgcacatggactacttcttaaatatacgttcaacagtacatgattgtttaataaagaaacccattgtaatatcaactggcaataaacaattacataaataagtttaataaacaattagttaacaatacagttaacaatacagtaaacaataccactttcctttgacgagtagataaatccactagtgtgaccgtttactgcaacgaagcggtgcgaaatctcaacacgagtaaaacacacgcttgacaaaacgtggtcgactccaattaaagtgctgagtatacggagtatcccgctttttatttttcaatcgcgtacggaagggacacaccccttttcaattcgaaatttaccagtgtgttccaatagcttacaagccttgttatgtcgactcttagctggtaaacagctgaagaatataatagaaagtatacacgaaaggcgtacagtaatagtttaagtgacgaggtgcgggccacacccccttcactgtctcgtaatgaaggaagtctaaaacccgagtttcagtgaacaatagttatgtttaatgtttagtgtgatacaacttgatgcattttagtcctgtgagctaaagcaatggaattttaaacaattctatattatcatctgtatggcttctcgatcgaatggcgtctcgaagagtgattcttgctctatatctcgcaatcgtattagagagggaagattttaataccacacagacctgggtacgaatgtttttaaatacgccatacgtttttagggctgatatctacttcctacgagctgtaggcgcgcgaacaagaaagaaagaagaaagaaagaagaagatggagaatctaaccattttcaaaattttaaaaaacacctaaaaccatttcccttacttttaatacttgttggctagtgttgtaaacacaaaagaaaggtctagaatgttttagaaataaaatttaaagcccggaaggctgcttttggcgtgcgttctattagagtgttttgaaaaatttctgcctgatccctattatgtaccactaccgtggtacatgatactGCAATTTTATTAAGTTCTGGGGCTATGGTGACTTGGGCGCATCATAGTATTACAAAGGGAGATCGAATGTTAGCACTAAAGGCTTTAGGATATACTGTCGGATTGGGTTTGTTATTCACTGGGTTGCAAGGAATTGAGTATTATGTGGCGCCATTTATTATATCGGATTCTGTATATGGCTCAACTTTCTTTCTAACAACTATAgactggctttagggctttttaaacctactgtatctttttttctttaccacaggtagaagaaaaagatgaaggagatttaattttatcagtaaatgtacaaattatatatataatccatacatttattacatgtgaaattattccctacagataactggtttacagctgatctctctacatgggtgacttgaaatgtagctgaactctacagggtgatttgcttgtagatgaactctctacaggattctctctacagggtgacttgtttctagctgaactctctgcagggttatctgtttgtagttgaactctctacaggttgatttgtttgaaattgaactctctacagggtgattttgtttgtagctgaactctctgcaaggtgatctgtttctctacagggttactttgtctctaaaggatgatttgtttttgtagctgaactcactatagggtgatccttctagctgatctctctacaggatgacttgtttgtagctgaactacatgtatctgcagggtgatttgtttgtagctgaacactctacaatgtgatccttctagctgatctctctacaggatgacttgtttctagctgaactctctacagggtgatttgtttgtagctgaactctctacaaggtaacttcttctagctgatctttctacggggtaatttgtttgtagctgaattctctacagggcaatttgtttgcagctgaactctctacatggtagtttctttgtagctgaactctctacaatgtaacttcttctagctgaactctctacagggtgacttgtttgtagctgaactctctacaaggtaacttcttctagctgatctttctacagggtgatttgtttgtagctgaattctctacagggtgatttgtttgcagctgaactctctacatggtagtttctttgtagctgaactctctacaatgtgacttcttctagcttatctctctacagggtgacttgtttctagttgaactctctacaggtgatttgtttgcagctgaactctctacatggtgatttctttgtagctgaactctctacaaggtgacttcttctagctgaactctctacaggtgatttgtttgtagctgaactctctacaaggtgatccttctagctgatctctctacaggatgactgtttctagctgaactctctacagggttgtgACCCGGTCtacgaaaagggctcttatcgcCGAATCAAATATTTTTCAGGAGGCATGAAGAAGTATTTAGGGCAACACGAGattattgcatgtatatatagaCATACCCTTTCTGCACTCTCCcacaaagtttcagcttcacaaCGTATCTTGAAGATGACTTATTACTCATTCTCTCCGACCCTGTATCTCCTCTTCGCGTTGCAAAAACGGACCTTTACAAATCACCACTTTGTCAACACAGCTGCAAATTTTAGCGGGCTATATCTGCGCGAAATGTCCAGTAAAGATAGAGTTCTCTCTGCTCTTAACTTTCTCACCGGAGAAGGCGTCAGTTATTACTGGGATGGAGTTGAGAGCAACCAAGTAGAGGCGCTTATTAGCGACTACTTCGATGCCCCAACTGATGACGATGACGAAGACGACCACAGAAGTGATGACGAAAGCGAAGAGGAATGCGACCACAGAAATGAAGGTAATAATTAATAACACTAATAAATGAACGGTTAAATAAAAATACACATCACACATACtactatcttttttttcttatgCAGAACAACAGCTTACAAACTATGTAGACAGTTATGAAGGTTACTAATGCATTCAATAACAATTAAAACATATAAATGGTGGACTTTTTATAGACTATGAATCACAGCCATCTGCTGGTATTGATGACAGTATTCAGGATGAAGGTAAATGTAGACTTGAGGATATAAACTTAGTTTTAACTCTTGTAGAAGAATCCACAATAACGCTTGGAATTCTGAGTCCACTTCTAGAGAGTTCTCCACAGTTAAGTGTTTGTACTCCCAACTCACGGGGTACCAGTGCAACATCACTGGCTACTAATGCAATGTCACCGGCTACGACTCCAACGTCTCGGACTTCCACTCCTACATCACGGGCTTCCACTCCAACATCTCGGGTAACCAGTTCACAGCCACGGGTTACAAGTTTGCAGTCAAGGGCTACCACTTCACAGCTACAGTCAGATGCTGCTACTCCATCTAGGAAGAAACCATCTTATAAACGTTTGTCAGCTGCCACCCTTGCTAGAATCAAACATGGTGAAGTGGAAAGGGAAGCTGAGCCGGTCATATGTGAAGAATTTGTTCTTACAACTTGCTGGTGGAGGACCTTGTAGCAGTATGTTCTCATCAGAATACTATCAGCAGTATAGGGCCCAGGCCCTTTTCCTCTCCAAGGAGTTACTGGACATGGCATTAATTGGATCAATTGCAGCTACTGTGTGCGAAGATGATGACGTTGGGGTGCGTAGTGGGCATAGGCCTGCCAAAAGGCAAAGAACAACTATTCAATACATGCACAAAGGATACCAGGTGTGCCAAAATACTTACAATTTCTTACATAGTGTTGGCAAAAGAAAGGTACACAATATCAAAGAACATTTTTTAGAAAATGGTTTGGTGGAACGGGAACATGGCAATACCAAAAATCGTCCTCACAATGCACTTACTTTCGCCAGGATCACAAACATCTTGAAGTTCATTGAAAACCATGCTGAAAAGCATGCCATCCTTTTACCAGGCCGCATTCCTGGATTCAAGAGAGATGATGTTTCAGCACTCCCAACATCAGATAGTAAACAGGTGATATCACTCTAAGTGAAACAATACAACTACATCGAAATGTTGTTTAATGTGGCTAAATCAGGAACCCATAAGCACCGTTACACCTGCTTATGGGCTCCTGTTTAAATCTACCAGGGATTTTCCTAGACAATAAATTTAGGAAGGGCTATTCCTGGTTTTTGAAGTACATGGGGGGGAAGAGGCAGAACTTCAGTCATCCAAAATTTAGTTAACagaattatcattattaaaatttattaattttcATCATTGAGCCAGTTGAGGCATAATTCAAGGAGGCAAAATTATTTCCAGGGCGGGATAAAATTCCCTCTTCCCATAGAAAAATCCTCCTGTCTACTCACACTTTGTACACTTtaatcatactgaaggcactagTCTCATTTCCATGGAATACAACAACATACTTACTGCATGTGTATCTTTTCCAGAAAATTTACAACCAGTATGTTGTAGCTTGTGGGCAAAGTGAAGACAGTGAGCTGCAGCCTGTGTCCTATAGAACCTTTTGTAGATACTGGCGTCTACAGTTGCGGCATGTGGTGATTGGAAGACCCCGAACTGATCTCTGTTGGACCTGCCAACAGAATAGCATGGCAATTACAAAGATGGCTAATACATCAGACCAACAGAAGGAAAAGGCACAACTTACTTTGTGTGGTATTGTATCGTAGTTAAAAACTAATACAACCAGCTGATGTATTTGTTCTGTGCCACTATTCTTTTACTTTCACTGTACGTTCAGTAATTCTCTGTCACGCTCAATTACAAAATCCTTCACAATTTCCCTATACCAAAGGATGTCTTAGTATCTGCCCATTATGTTCCAAGTTCAAGTAGTCATTTTTGTCTGTAATGTGAAATAAAAAATGTTCATAATACAAAAAGACTATCATTTTTGTTACATCTCTAATGTATTGTCCTGTTTTTAGATCATTGACGAAGCTAAGACACATTTAGAGGCAGTGTCACTCGAGAGGTCTACTTACCGGGAAGCCTGCAAGTTAAGTCGAGAGAAACTGAA from Dysidea avara chromosome 2, odDysAvar1.4, whole genome shotgun sequence includes these protein-coding regions:
- the LOC136248209 gene encoding LOW QUALITY PROTEIN: cytochrome c oxidase subunit 3-like (The sequence of the model RefSeq protein was modified relative to this genomic sequence to represent the inferred CDS: deleted 1 base in 1 codon; substituted 1 base at 1 genomic stop codon), with protein sequence MKYYRPYHLVDPSPXPFIGGGLGIFFTVLGVVIYFHYNLIEGLVVGLSIIVFIMIVWWRDVIRESTYQGKHTLVVKWGIKYGMVFSEVCLLFFRGGGAFFRSSLSAVIEVGGVRPPTGVDPLNFKAIPLLNTAILLSSGAMVTWAHHSITKGDRMLALKALGYTVGLGLLFTGLQGIEYYVAPFIISDSVYGSTFFLTTIDWL